A single Anopheles arabiensis isolate DONGOLA chromosome 2, AaraD3, whole genome shotgun sequence DNA region contains:
- the LOC120894895 gene encoding protocadherin Fat 4-like — MKMLHFLSVITVCLHLYVTQVSAECYSPSFNFASYTHPELLDLTTPPGSVIASFPVENVRSATVVQQPSYLETRIVGTDLQFLATAAFAQYEEREIQTVIILQVSYQCTTTTKNGLYRHNLKLANNHAPKFMQDAYEAVVPLPLPKHFDVTPFIANGAGIMARDIDLINNAVTFSVTENDYMLIESYAVPNDPKQFKAILRLKEQVLKMPNKLELTVTATDAGVPQKSTQVSVVIDPDLSIVYDDPPVFKETFINTTIEKDLLLRVELIPGTETYDVQYSLQGTDAQYFTQTVWENNTGMDLKVIDLGDIPKAKPILNVVAVAKRSQLQATSCVILVHIPPDSDPEVPATTVDKVLSVLHLNEMSEHRDIFPLAIESCTYSIQSQTPGDYFFKEDATIPSLSSKAFDREDKDLFGGLDFPQFWIVLKLACPVPSTTKTELESPTNWNRSGPMRDIEYSTDLTHLNIIVDDVNDNSPVFSFPPNDAQFAFPTAYLARKMLPDRLLQVEASDLDEGLNAVIRYSLAANDHFDIDPRTGVIFPLKSALGSEESVSLEIIATDRDGAEDGNVSKVKFRVFKATDEQLVVLTVKNIDPDTFESLLNEISLKQGIQMGTVRNVFSVDGEELKVERRSTNEQHSTTAIVYAFKEDRLLSHDDLIGAFKSMDVNFTMTFTKLNDLYTTQPKIVESDTTAIYPYIIVAAFFGTLVVAMGAAALYYRNKIRRANNSSTSSLSRSSNISDSIIVQHDHKAPSSTPPVENGVTHPITNARSLSDLLAIVEDAEQENEKTEPKPPTQLDRKKSIKFSDHVERIEVYDKYPTS, encoded by the exons ATGAAGATGCTACACTTCTTGTCTGTGATAACCGTTTGTTTGCATCTCTACGTAACGCAAG TGTCGGCAGAATGCTACTCCCCATCGTTCAATTTTGCGAGTTACACCCATCCCGAGCTGCTAGATCTCACAACTCCACCGGGTAGCGTGATTGCAAGCTTCCCCGTAGAGAACGTACGATCGGCCACCGTAGTGCAACAGCCCAGCTACCTCGAAACACGCATCGTCGGAACGGACCTGCAATTTCTCGCTACGGCGGCCTTCGCACAGTACGAAGAGCGCGAGATACAAACAGTGATAATACTTCAAGTTTCCTATcagtgcaccaccaccacaaagaATGGACTCTATCGACACAATCTAAAGCTGGCCAACAATCATGCGCCGAAGTTCATGCAGGATGCGTACGAAGCCGTAGTTCCGCTGCCACTACCAAAACACTTTGACGTTACGCCGTTCATTGCGAACGGAGCAGGAATAATGGCGCGGGACATTGATTTGATAAACAATGCTGTTACGTTCAGTGTGACTGAGAATGATTACATGCTTATAGAGAGCTACGCCGTGCCGAATGATCCGAAGCAGTTTAAAGCAATCCTGCGGCTCAAGGAGCAGGTGTTAAAGATGCCCAACAAGCTGGAACTTACCGTCACGGCAACTGATGCTGGGGTGCCTCAAAAATCGACCCAAGTTAGTGTCGTTATCGATCCGGATCTTTCCATCGTGTACGATGATCCTCCCGTGTTTAAGGAAACGTTCATTAACACTACCATCGAAAAGGATCTACTTCTTCGGGTGGAGTTAATTCCCGGTACCGAAACGTACGATGTACAGTACAGCTTGCAAGGTACGGATGCTCAATACTTCACACAAACGGTGTGGGAGAATAATACTGGGATGGATTTGAAAGTGATCGATCTAGGGGACATCCCAAAAGCGAAACCAATACTCAATGTTGTCGCCGTTGCTAAACGTAGTCAGTTACAAGCGACATCCTGTGTGATATTGGTCCATATTCCACCGGATAGCGATCCGGAAGTTCCTGCCACAACGGTAGACAAAGTGTTGAGTGTGTTGCATTTGAACGAGATGTCCGAACATCGGGACATATTTCCTCTCGCGATAGAGAGTTGCACCTACAGCATACAATCTCAAACGCCTGGTGATTATTTCTTCAAAGAAGATGCAACCATACCTTCGCTATCCTCGAAAGCATTCGATCGAGAAGATAAAGATCTGTTTGGTGGTTTGGATTTTCCTCAATTTTGGATTGTGCTTAAGCTAGCTTGTCCAGTCCCATCGACGACTAAAACGGAACTGGAATCGCCTACCAACTGGAATCGTTCAGGACCGATGAGAGATATTGAGTATTCAACCGATCTAACGCACCTCAACATCATCGTGGATGATGTAAATGACAACAGCCCTGTGTTCAGCTTCCCACCCAACGATGCACAGTTTGCGTTTCCAACAGCTTACCTTGCACGGAAAATGCTTCCCGACCGATTGCTTCAAGTCGAAGCGAGTGATCTGGACGAAGGACTCAACGCTGTTATTCGATACTCGCTGGCAGCAAACGATCACTTCGATATCGATCCACGAACTGGTGTGATTTTTCCACTCAAATCAGCGCTTGGCAGTGAAGAAAGTGTCTCGCTGGAAATAATCGCCACTGATCGTGACGGAGCTGAGGATGGAAATGTATCGAAAGTGAAGTTTCGCGTTTTTAAAGCTACCGATGAACAATTGGTGGTGCTGACAGTGAAGAATATTGATCCAGACACATTTGAAAGCTTGCTGAATGAGATCAGCCTTAAGCAGGGCATTCAAATGGGAACGGTTCGAAATGTGTTCTCGGTTGATGGAGAGGAGTTGAAAGTAGAGCGACGCTCGACAAAcgaacaacacagcacaacagcGATCGTGTATGCTTTCAAAGAGGATCGACTGCTGTCCCATGATGATCTTATAGG AGCTTTCAAGTCAATGGACGTCAATTTCACTATGACTTTCACAAAGTTAAACGACTTATACACTACACAACCGAAGATCGTCGAATCCGATACAACCGCGATCTATCCCTACATTATAGTTGCTGCCTTTTTTGGCACACTTGTGGTTGCCATGGGAGCGGCAGCACTCTACTATCGAAACAAAATACGACGAGCGAACAATTCTTCGACTTCCTCACTTTCACGATCGTCGAACATTTCCGATTCAATAATAGTGCAGCATGATCATAAGGCACCGTCAAGCACACCACCGGTGGAAAATGGTGTTACAC ACCCTATAACCAATGCACGCTCACTCAGTGATCTGTTGGCTATTGTGGAAGATGCCGAGCAGGAGAATGAAAAGACGGAACCTAAGCCACCCACTCAGCTGGATCGTAAGAAGAGTATCAAGTTTAGCGATCATGTGGAACGAATTGAAGTGTACGACAAATACCCCACAAGCTAG
- the LOC120896567 gene encoding E3 ubiquitin-protein ligase sina, producing the protein MLTVTAGTATHPSHTETAEQTAESTATTTTSTTTTTTMSNKLNNPKRREVTGSSSSNSSISSVGAGDSGISADLASLFECPVCFDYVLPPILQCQSGHLVCTSCRSKLTCCPTCRGSLGNIRNLAMEKVASNVKFPCKHSNHGCTVSLVYTEKAEHEEACEFRPYLCPCPGASCKWQGSLDYVMPHLMMSHKSITTLQGEDIVFLATDINLPGAVDWVMMQSCFGHHFMLVLEKQEKYDGHQQFYAIVQLIGSRKEAENFAYRLELNGNRRRLTWEAMPRSIHEGVASAILNSDCLVFDTSIAQLFADNGNLGINVTISVV; encoded by the coding sequence ATGCTGACGGTGACGGCTGGTACGGCTACACATCCGTCCCACACGGAAACAGCGGAGCAAACGGCAGAgagcaccgccaccaccaccaccagcaccaccaccacaaccaccatgTCGAACAAGCTGAACAACCCGAAGCGCCGCGAGGTGACGGGCTCGTCGTCATCGAACAGCTCCATCTCGTCGGTCGGTGCCGGGGACAGTGGCATCTCCGCCGACCTGGCCTCACTGTTCGAGTGTCCGGTGTGCTTCGACTATGTGCTGCCCCCGATACTGCAGTGCCAGAGCGGCCATCTCGTCTGCACCAGCTGCCGCTCGAAGCTGACCTGCTGCCCGACCTGTCGCGGCTCGCTCGGCAACATCCGCAACCTGGCGATGGAGAAGGTGGCCTCGAACGTGAAGTTCCCCTGCAAACACTCCAACCACGGCTGCACCGTGTCGCTCGTCTACACGGAAAAGGCGGAGCACGAGGAGGCGTGCGAGTTCCGGCCGTACCTGTGCCCGTGCCCGGGCGCGTCCTGCAAGTGGCAGGGTTCGCTCGACTACGTGATGCCCCACCTGATGATGTCGCACAAGAGCATCACCACGCTGCAGGGCGAGGACATCGTGTTTCTGGCCACCGACATCAACCTGCCCGGTGCGGTCGACTGGGTGATGATGCAGTCCTGCTTCGGGCACCACTTCATGCTGGTGCTGGAGAAGCAGGAAAAGTACGACGGACATCAGCAGTTTTACGCGATCGTGCAGCTGATCGGATCGCGGAAGGAGGCGGAAAACTTTGCCTACCGATTAGAGCTGAACGGCAACAGGCGTCGGCTCACGTGGGAAGCGATGCCGCGCTCGATCCACGAAGGCGTGGCGAGCGCGATCCTTAACTCCGACTGTTTGGTGTTCGACACGTCGATCGCCCAGCTCTTTGCCGACAATGGTAATCTCGGCATCAATGTTACTATTTCCGTCGTttaa
- the LOC120894896 gene encoding tRNA (guanine(37)-N1)-methyltransferase isoform X2: MLCPDLHPPATVRGMKQLDRSAFSKTIKVPHLLVPKDKNLNDICRASKKYLLKMERYKPVITEEYKITLHPLAVQKWEDLAELNLEKLDIGSEALVWEEIQLTYENWKYDEIFKAILPADKEALSSFSKIGHIIHLNLKDHLLPYKELIGQVICDKIADCRTVVNKSLSIDNTYRNFQMELLCGEPDYRVSVKENGCLFEFDFSKVYWNPRLSTEHEKIVKMLAKTDTLFDLYAGVGPFTVPAARRRCKVLANDLNPDSYEALVHNCTLNKVSKHVTCHNKDAVDFIKHEVKQALLEKCTDESMEGDIHITMNLPAMAVEHLVHFPGLLKGEDVVLRKQPLVHVYCFAKGAEDKKQIARELVEHWLGTDVTDKLKEIAFVRNVAPNKDMMRVSFYLTEDLLLGRTAVKKRQHEEEDSPQSEEAKRPCNR; this comes from the exons ATGCTCTGTCCGGATCTGCATCCACCGGCAACAGTGCGGGGAATGAAGCAACTGGACCGTTCAGCTTTCTCCAAAACCATCAAAGTGCCTCATCTGCTTGTGCCAAAGGACAAAAATCTGAACGATATCTGTCGGGCTAGCAAGAAGTACCTGCTGAAAATGGAACGCTACAAACCGGTAATAACGGAAGAGTACAAAATCACCCTCCACCCGCTGGCCGTGCAGAAGTGGGAAGATTTAGCTGAGCTGAACCTGGAAAAGTTAGACATCGGTAGCGAGGCGCTGGTTTGGGAGGAAATTCAACTAACGTATGAGAATTGGAAGTATGATGAAATTTTCAAAGCCATTCTGCCGGCCGACAAGGAAGCACTTTCATCGTTCAGCAAAATTGGCCACATTATTCATCTGAACCTGAAGGATCACCTGCTGCCGTACAAGGAGTTGATTGGGCAGGTGATTTGTGACAAAATAGCGGACTGTCGGACGGTGGTGAACAAATCGCTCTCGATCGATAACACCTACCGGAACTTCCAGATGGAACTGCTCTGCGGAGAGCCCGACTATCGCGTTTCGGTGAAGGAGAATGGATGTCTGTTTGAGTTTGACTTTTCCAAAGTGTACTGGAACCCTCGACTTTCTACCGAGCACGAGAAGATAGTGAAGATGCTCGCCAAAACCGACACTCTGTTCGATCTTTACGCCGGCGTTGGCCCGTTCACCGTGCCGGCAGCACGCCGGAGATGCAAGGTGCTGGCAAACGATCTCAACCCCGACTCGTACGAAGCGTTGGTGCACAATTGTACATTGAACAAAGTGTCCAAACACGTGACGTGCCACAACAAAGATGCGGTCGATTTTATTAAGCACGAGGTCAAACAAGCTCTGCTGGAAAAGTGTACAGATGAGAGTATGGAAGGAGACATTCACATTACCATGAACCTACCGGCGATGGCGGTGGAGCATTTGGTACACTTTCCAGGGTTGCTTAAAGGTGAGGATGTTGTCCTGCGCAAACAACCTCTCGTGCATGTGTACTGCTTTGCGAAAGGGGCCGAAGATAAGAAGCAGATCGCGCGCGAGCTCGTAGAACATTGGCTAGGGACGGATGTGACGGATAAGCTAAAAGAAATTGCCTTCGTGCGCAATGTGGCCCCTAACAAGGATATGATGCGTGTTAGTTTCTACCTTACGGAAGATTTACTGTTGGGTCGCACTGCGGTTAAAAAACGACAGCATGAAGAAGAGGACTCGCCGCAATCGGAAGAGGCCAAGCGACCAT GCAACCGTTAG
- the LOC120894896 gene encoding tRNA (guanine(37)-N1)-methyltransferase isoform X1: protein MIITTKALTVLPHSGLQTTHRSLLARLRHYFKNMLCPDLHPPATVRGMKQLDRSAFSKTIKVPHLLVPKDKNLNDICRASKKYLLKMERYKPVITEEYKITLHPLAVQKWEDLAELNLEKLDIGSEALVWEEIQLTYENWKYDEIFKAILPADKEALSSFSKIGHIIHLNLKDHLLPYKELIGQVICDKIADCRTVVNKSLSIDNTYRNFQMELLCGEPDYRVSVKENGCLFEFDFSKVYWNPRLSTEHEKIVKMLAKTDTLFDLYAGVGPFTVPAARRRCKVLANDLNPDSYEALVHNCTLNKVSKHVTCHNKDAVDFIKHEVKQALLEKCTDESMEGDIHITMNLPAMAVEHLVHFPGLLKGEDVVLRKQPLVHVYCFAKGAEDKKQIARELVEHWLGTDVTDKLKEIAFVRNVAPNKDMMRVSFYLTEDLLLGRTAVKKRQHEEEDSPQSEEAKRPCNR, encoded by the exons ATGATTATTACAACGAAGGCGCTCACTGTCTTACCGCATTCCGGGCTCCAAACAACGCATCGCTCTTTGCTTGCACGTCTCAGGCATTACTTCAAGAACATGCTCTGTCCGGATCTGCATCCACCGGCAACAGTGCGGGGAATGAAGCAACTGGACCGTTCAGCTTTCTCCAAAACCATCAAAGTGCCTCATCTGCTTGTGCCAAAGGACAAAAATCTGAACGATATCTGTCGGGCTAGCAAGAAGTACCTGCTGAAAATGGAACGCTACAAACCGGTAATAACGGAAGAGTACAAAATCACCCTCCACCCGCTGGCCGTGCAGAAGTGGGAAGATTTAGCTGAGCTGAACCTGGAAAAGTTAGACATCGGTAGCGAGGCGCTGGTTTGGGAGGAAATTCAACTAACGTATGAGAATTGGAAGTATGATGAAATTTTCAAAGCCATTCTGCCGGCCGACAAGGAAGCACTTTCATCGTTCAGCAAAATTGGCCACATTATTCATCTGAACCTGAAGGATCACCTGCTGCCGTACAAGGAGTTGATTGGGCAGGTGATTTGTGACAAAATAGCGGACTGTCGGACGGTGGTGAACAAATCGCTCTCGATCGATAACACCTACCGGAACTTCCAGATGGAACTGCTCTGCGGAGAGCCCGACTATCGCGTTTCGGTGAAGGAGAATGGATGTCTGTTTGAGTTTGACTTTTCCAAAGTGTACTGGAACCCTCGACTTTCTACCGAGCACGAGAAGATAGTGAAGATGCTCGCCAAAACCGACACTCTGTTCGATCTTTACGCCGGCGTTGGCCCGTTCACCGTGCCGGCAGCACGCCGGAGATGCAAGGTGCTGGCAAACGATCTCAACCCCGACTCGTACGAAGCGTTGGTGCACAATTGTACATTGAACAAAGTGTCCAAACACGTGACGTGCCACAACAAAGATGCGGTCGATTTTATTAAGCACGAGGTCAAACAAGCTCTGCTGGAAAAGTGTACAGATGAGAGTATGGAAGGAGACATTCACATTACCATGAACCTACCGGCGATGGCGGTGGAGCATTTGGTACACTTTCCAGGGTTGCTTAAAGGTGAGGATGTTGTCCTGCGCAAACAACCTCTCGTGCATGTGTACTGCTTTGCGAAAGGGGCCGAAGATAAGAAGCAGATCGCGCGCGAGCTCGTAGAACATTGGCTAGGGACGGATGTGACGGATAAGCTAAAAGAAATTGCCTTCGTGCGCAATGTGGCCCCTAACAAGGATATGATGCGTGTTAGTTTCTACCTTACGGAAGATTTACTGTTGGGTCGCACTGCGGTTAAAAAACGACAGCATGAAGAAGAGGACTCGCCGCAATCGGAAGAGGCCAAGCGACCAT GCAACCGTTAG
- the LOC120894898 gene encoding density-regulated protein homolog: protein MASEIPERLIIGPKEGVTYPLTVAYCGNCSMPLEYCEYYPDYEKCKQWLEKHLPDEFERMKMGATGAGGGGDKGGTGAGATSNAAGEPAGDGADDAKKPQKRGGKGMMKTKKAKDDVPKKITLSRSARGKRKSVTVVTGLATFDIDLKLAAKFFGTKFACGSSVTGDDEIVIQGDVKDELFDIIPEKWPEIDEDFIDDLGDQKR from the coding sequence ATGGCGTCCGAAATTCCCGAACGGCTAATCATCGGACCGAAGGAAGGTGTAACCTATCCGCTAACGGTAGCGTACTGTGGCAACTGCTCCATGCCGCTCGAGTACTGCGAGTACTACCCGGACTAcgaaaaatgcaaacagtGGCTGGAAAAGCATCTGCCGGATGAGTTCGAGCGCATGAAGATGGGCGCGACGGgcgccggcggtggtggcgatAAGGGTGGCACCGGCGCAGGTGCCACCTCGAACGCTGCCGGTGAGCCGGCCGGGGATGGCGCGGACGACGCGAAGAAACCCCAGAAGCGCGGCGGCAAGGGCATgatgaaaacgaaaaaggCGAAGGACGACGTACCGAAGAAGATAACGCTGTCCCGGTCGGCACGGGGCAAGCGGAAGTCCGTCACGGTGGTGACCGGTCTGGCGACGTTCGATATCGATCTCAAGCTGGCGGCCAAGTTTTTCGGCACCAAGTTTGCGTGCGGCTCGTCCGTCACCGGGGACGACGAGATCGTGATTCAGGGCGACGTTAAGGACGAGCTGTTTGACATCATCCCGGAAAAGTGGCCCGAAATTGATGAGGATTTCATCGACGATCTGGGCGATCAGAAGCGTtag
- the LOC120896566 gene encoding opsin, ultraviolet-sensitive-like has translation MGLVQLDNQTAYRPEALIGADQSGLRYLGWNVPPEELVHIPEHWLQFPEPEASLHYLLGLLYIAFTIFSLVGNGLVIWIFIAAKSLRTPSNVFVINLAICDFFMMAKTPIFIYNSFTKGFTLGNLGCQIFGFVGSLTGIGAGATNALIAYDRYNTITRPFEGRLTQTKAIIFICLIWAYTIPWGVLPLLEIWGRYVPEGFLTSCTFDYLSGTFDTRLFVASIFTFSYVLPMSLIIYYYSQIVSHVVNHEKSLREQAKKMNVESLRSNQNQKDASVEIRIAKAAITVCFLFVASWTPYAVLALIGAFGDKSLLTPGVTMFPACACKFVACLDPYVYAISHPRYRIELQKRLPWLAITETLPAENASTCTEQQDGNATTQS, from the exons atGGGTCTTGTCCAGCTTGACAACCAGACCGCCTACCGACCGGAAGCACTGATTGGCGCGGACCAATCGGGCCTGCGCTATCTCGGCTGGAACGTGCCACCGGAAGAGCTGGTGCACATCCCCGAACACTGGCTGCAGTTTCCCGAGCCGGAAGCTTCCCTGCACTACCTGCTCGGGCTGCTGTACATCGCCTTTACCATCTTCTCACTCGTCGGCAATGGGCTCGTCATTTGGATTTTCATCGC TGCGAAATCCTTACGGACACCCTCGAACGTGTTTGTGATTAATCTTGCCATCTGTGATTTCTTCATGATGGCCAAGACGCCGATCTTCATCTACAACTCGTTCACGAAAGGCTTCACGCTAGGGAACCTGGGTTGCCAGATTTTTGGCTTCGTCGGATCTCTTACCG GAATTGGAGCAGGTGCCACTAACGCGCTCATCGCTTACGATCG TTACAACACCATCACCCGCCCATTCGAGGGAAGGCTTACGCAGACGAAGGCCATCATCTTCATCTGCCTCATCTGGGCGTACACCATTCCGTGGGGAGTCCTGCCGCTGCTGGAAATCTGGGGTCGCTACGTACCCG AGGGCTTCCTTACCTCCTGCACCTTCGACTACCTGTCTGGCACGTTCGATACCCGCCTGTTCGTGGCCTCGATCTTTACCTTCAGCTACGTACTACCGATGAGTCTGATCATTTACTACTACAGCCAGATTGTGAGCCATGTCGTCAACCATGAGAAGTCGCTCCGCGAACAGGCCAAGAAAATGAACGTGGAGTCGCTGCGGTCGAACCAAAACCAGAAGGACGCCTCGGTCGAGATCCGAATTGCGAAGGCCGCCATCACCGTTTGCTTCCTGTTCGTTGCCTCGTGGACACCGTACGCCGTGCTGGCGCTGATCGGAGCGTTCGGTGACAAGAGCCTGCTAACGCCGGGCGTCACCATGTTCCCCGCCTGTGCCTGCAAGTTTGTCGCCTGCCTAGACCCGTACGTGTACGCCATCAGCCACCCGAGATACCGTATCGAGCTGCAGAAGCGTCTGCCCTGGCTGGCGATTACGGAAACGCTACCGGCAGAGAACGCCTCGACCTGCACGGAGCAGCAGGACGGCAACGCTACTACACAATCTTAA
- the LOC120894896 gene encoding tRNA (guanine(37)-N1)-methyltransferase isoform X3, producing MIITTKALTVLPHSGLQTTHRSLLARLRHYFKNMLCPDLHPPATVRGMKQLDRSAFSKTIKVPHLLVPKDKNLNDICRASKKYLLKMERYKPVITEEYKITLHPLAVQKWEDLAELNLEKLDIGSEALVWEEIQLTYENWKYDEIFKAILPADKEALSSFSKIGHIIHLNLKDHLLPYKELIGQVICDKIADCRTVVNKSLSIDNTYRNFQMELLCGEPDYRVSVKENGCLFEFDFSKVYWNPRLSTEHEKIVKMLAKTDTLFDLYAGVGPFTVPAARRRCKVLANDLNPDSYEALVHNCTLNKVSKHVTCHNKDAVDFIKHEVKQALLEKCTDESMEGDIHITMNLPAMAVEHLVHFPGLLKGEDVVLRKQPLVHVYCFAKGAEDKKQIARELVEHWLGTDVTDKLKEIAFVRNVAPNKDMMRVSFYLTEDLLLGRTAVKKRQHEEEDSPQSEEAKRPSNKMKDQRKQLAKKAKTVFSVSQVKKGNLKKTKEVSSNLKKIQVNDKREKVDKKFQDLHAQIVSKKVAKPAPKPLPAKNKNKPDTKKIEADLNEMQM from the exons ATGATTATTACAACGAAGGCGCTCACTGTCTTACCGCATTCCGGGCTCCAAACAACGCATCGCTCTTTGCTTGCACGTCTCAGGCATTACTTCAAGAACATGCTCTGTCCGGATCTGCATCCACCGGCAACAGTGCGGGGAATGAAGCAACTGGACCGTTCAGCTTTCTCCAAAACCATCAAAGTGCCTCATCTGCTTGTGCCAAAGGACAAAAATCTGAACGATATCTGTCGGGCTAGCAAGAAGTACCTGCTGAAAATGGAACGCTACAAACCGGTAATAACGGAAGAGTACAAAATCACCCTCCACCCGCTGGCCGTGCAGAAGTGGGAAGATTTAGCTGAGCTGAACCTGGAAAAGTTAGACATCGGTAGCGAGGCGCTGGTTTGGGAGGAAATTCAACTAACGTATGAGAATTGGAAGTATGATGAAATTTTCAAAGCCATTCTGCCGGCCGACAAGGAAGCACTTTCATCGTTCAGCAAAATTGGCCACATTATTCATCTGAACCTGAAGGATCACCTGCTGCCGTACAAGGAGTTGATTGGGCAGGTGATTTGTGACAAAATAGCGGACTGTCGGACGGTGGTGAACAAATCGCTCTCGATCGATAACACCTACCGGAACTTCCAGATGGAACTGCTCTGCGGAGAGCCCGACTATCGCGTTTCGGTGAAGGAGAATGGATGTCTGTTTGAGTTTGACTTTTCCAAAGTGTACTGGAACCCTCGACTTTCTACCGAGCACGAGAAGATAGTGAAGATGCTCGCCAAAACCGACACTCTGTTCGATCTTTACGCCGGCGTTGGCCCGTTCACCGTGCCGGCAGCACGCCGGAGATGCAAGGTGCTGGCAAACGATCTCAACCCCGACTCGTACGAAGCGTTGGTGCACAATTGTACATTGAACAAAGTGTCCAAACACGTGACGTGCCACAACAAAGATGCGGTCGATTTTATTAAGCACGAGGTCAAACAAGCTCTGCTGGAAAAGTGTACAGATGAGAGTATGGAAGGAGACATTCACATTACCATGAACCTACCGGCGATGGCGGTGGAGCATTTGGTACACTTTCCAGGGTTGCTTAAAGGTGAGGATGTTGTCCTGCGCAAACAACCTCTCGTGCATGTGTACTGCTTTGCGAAAGGGGCCGAAGATAAGAAGCAGATCGCGCGCGAGCTCGTAGAACATTGGCTAGGGACGGATGTGACGGATAAGCTAAAAGAAATTGCCTTCGTGCGCAATGTGGCCCCTAACAAGGATATGATGCGTGTTAGTTTCTACCTTACGGAAGATTTACTGTTGGGTCGCACTGCGGTTAAAAAACGACAGCATGAAGAAGAGGACTCGCCGCAATCGGAAGAGGCCAAGCGACCAT CGAACAAGATGAAGGACCAGCGAAAGCAGTTGGCGAAGAAAGCGAAAACTGTGTTCTCGGTATCACAGGTCAAAAAGGGCAACCTGAAAAAAACGAAGGAAGTTTCGAGCAACCTTAAAAAG ATCCAGGTCAACGACAAGCGCGAAAAGGTGGATAAAAAATTCCAGGATCTGCACGCTCAAATCGTATCAAAAAAGGTTGCCAAACCAGCACCGAAACCTCTTCCggcaaagaacaaaaacaaaccggaCACAAAAAAGATCGAAGCCGATCTGAACGAAATGCAGATGTAG